In the Anomalospiza imberbis isolate Cuckoo-Finch-1a 21T00152 chromosome 3, ASM3175350v1, whole genome shotgun sequence genome, gttacttttatttctgaattccCTCCAGAAAGGCCTGGTGAAGAGATGATTGTATCATACCTATATCAGAGAGTTGGATGTTTCCAGGAATGCTGATAATTCTGAGTGCTTTGTAGGTGCTACAAAGTAGGTGCTAAAGCAAACAAATGGGTCTCACACCTCCTGATTTCCTGAGCAGCTACCATGAAATATCACAGTGATCTTTCAGTTacatctctctctctttctgtccACTTGCAACCTTGAAATAGACTGATCTTCAAAACAGGAATTCCCAGTCAGAATCTGCATCATGAGCTGAGAAACTTGTCATGACTTCGAAAACTAGAGGAAACATCAGAGTGGTCACTCAGCACAGATGGGAACTGGTGTTacctcctgctctgcctttcaGACCATAGCACCCACTTCTTCTCAGGGAGACTTCTCCAAAAACTATGACCTTGAATTTTGGAAGCAAATCTAGTGCTCCAATTCAGAGAGAACTTCCTTAAGCACAAAACTATAAGCTATTTTGAGGGTTACATTACTGCCTGTCCTGCTCTGAAGCTGGATTACTTTCAAGAATGCATGAGTTATAGAGCCAGGAGGTCGGTATGAAAAAGGGAGCCTGCATTGGTAGGTACTTCATGACGCAGTAATTGGatacaaagaagaaataaagctAGGGGCATACACAGTGATCCTGGATCTTCCCCTCCTAGCAGTGACCTGACCTCTGAATGACAGAGCAGGGTTTTGATATTCTTGCTTCTGTGGCCAAGGATTTTTACACTCCTGGGCCTGATAGCCCAGCTCCAGCATGTTGGGTTTGATGAGTTTATGAACTCCTGCTTGATGCTGATTTCCTTATCTCAGGGAGAAAATACTTGCCACGTGATATGTAAATGCAGCCAGACCTTGTTGGGTGTCTTGTCTAAGGTGAAGTTATTCTCAGCTCATGCACTGGAAAAAAGGTGTGGGGGGaactggcagcagctggcaACAATGCTTGAAGAAGTTGAAAACTGTCACAAGGGATGTGCCACTATGGTCTGCTATGGGGACCCCCAGTGAAGCAGGAAGGGGGgtcccaggctggcactggTGCACGTTGCAGGGGCGTTGGTCTCTTGAGGCAGTTCTCACTTGCATGGTCTCAGCCACATGCTGTTTCATTCTGTTCCATCTAAGTAGGGCAGAACAGCCCTGTCCTTGCCAAAAGCCAGATTCTTCTCCAATACGTTTTGTGTTTCTTCTCATCCCGCTCtgtctgcagacagacagcatTCACCGTCCTGCTTTGGGTTCAAATTGAGCTTGCCAAAATGTTGTCTTTCTCTGGAAGTCCTGAAGTTTCTCTTCTCTTTGCATGTGAGCACTGAAAATATATGTGTAGCCCTTGGCAAGTTGCTGGCACCGTGTGACCTTGTTTGCACCCTTACTTGCTTGAATAGGGGATTTGTATGCCAGGGCTTAGAAAGGGGTGATTTGCAGGCTAGTAAGGGGTAACGCTGTGATTAGAAATTCCACGATCTGACAGAATGCACATTTGACCTGCTAGTGTAGAATAGATTATTACTCCattatgtaaataattttaGGTTCAAGTTTGATAAGGATCAATGACAGAAGTAGTTGGTGTGTTCCGACCTGTCTGTAGAAGTACTTGCACGTATTGCAGGGTTTGGTTTATAACTGTACAATAGTGGCTTTGATTAATAATGCTTTATTAGTTATAAACACAGACTTACTGAATAAATCCTGCTTACTCTATTGAATGGCTCTCCATGCCTACATAAAACCATTTAAGCAATTAGAATACTGCTATAGTATTTCTCTATATTGTAGACTTTGTTGTTAGTTCTCTGTCAGCTTTCCTGAATTCCTACATAGGATTTCTGCTTGACCACTACTCTTGGCACAAAAAGGAAACACGTCCTTTAAAGTTGCATTTTATGAAGAGAAAGGACAGGCATAGTAATACAGGGTTTCATAGAGTTGTAGAGTCATGAAAAGTTGGAAaaaaccttaaagatcatcccaagaaaggggatggggctggggttggggtggggggaaggttGTGTCTCTCCTTCTGACCTTTGCTGTCCTCTTCTATGCCAGGATCAGAGAAATGAGACTGGAGAGGCAGTATCCCTTGTGTTTCAAAAGAATAGAAGAGTATGCCTAAGAAATGTGGCATAAGGCATCTTGTGGAGAGTTCACCTCTGTCTTATTCTAGAAGACAAAGGTTTGTAAATctggtttcttttcctcccctttctaTATAAAACACAAAGCACTGGGAATCAGTTGTGTTATCTACTACTGAAATGCAGCCATCAGTGCAGAATAACATGAGAACAATTTGAAGGGAAGCATGGAACACTATATTCAACTGAAACTAATTACCTGATTAGGTTTTGGCCTGGCTGTGTGGGTTGACATCCAGTGGACTTGGCGACAATACCTGCCTGTAAAGCCAAATCTAGTCTTGCTTCGTTTAAAGACCTTGGACAAAACTTCTGGACTTGCATGCTGAATGCTAAGCAGTGTGAAAATAGGCCACTGATTTAAAGTACCCATGGCTACAGTGGGTGTTCAGTGGGGAGATGGAATTGTTGCAGATAAATGAACTTTTTTGTGGTTTAGAAATACTGGTTTCCATTTAAAGGTGGTTCTTTTTCAAGCATACACTTGGGTGAAATTTAACTCTGCATCAGAATATCCTCTGTTTACTGCTATACGATGGGCACTTTTGTTTCCTTCAGCACTTCAGGCTTCTCCCCTTAGAAACTTAGTCCAAGTCTGACATTGAGATCTTGTAGACTTAGAAAATAACCTTAAGCAATGTCATCTGTCTGCTAGAGTAGTTCCTTTTCTTTATCTTCACAGAAGTTAAACCTGTTAGGGCTGCTTTATTAGGTGAGAAGCATTTGTTACTGCTGTTCTTGTCTTCTTTTGCACCTTTACTGCAAACACATTTTTGATCTTTTGGTGTCATTGTTTGGAAAGTGACATGTTTTCCAGGTGAGAGTACCTATGCAACATCTGAAGTGTCTATAGTGTTAGATATAATTACCAGTGTGATGGTAGTTTCTTTGTCTAGGTATCtctctaaaggaaaaaaaaaaataattccaatgATTAAAATCATTGGAAGGGTTTGAAGCTTTACTGTGAGGAGAGGGATAAGTCTTTCTTCTGTACACtataaaaatattcagtaaGAATAAGGAAAGATTTGGAAGTGTTCTAGTCTAGTCTGGGAAGCTTCTGTGCACCCATTTCTGGCACTGAAGAGACCCTCTGTTCTCTTTTCCCAGAGAGAGTGATATGAAATGAACTGCCAAATAAGCAGTTCACTGGTGTCTTTATAAGGAAATTTAGTACACCTAGTCTGATGTTCTGGAAGCACATTGAGACCTATTACTAAAATGAATTGGACTAGAGTTGGTAAGAGATGCTTCACAGAACAAGAGTACGTAATAGACAAccatagaaaaaaatatttttgtcatctGGCTGACTATTTTAATTTAGCAACAAGCTTATGCTCTAACCTATTCcttaaaatctaaaataaatattgaatCCTCTCATGTTTACAAACCTTCTTAAACGATTTGCCCAAGAGGCCTTGCAGTTGTGAAGTTCTCTAAGTTGTGTTTAAGCATTTCCTCTTACTCCAAAAATAAATCCATCAAGGTTCTGGCCTCAAAGACAACAAATACAAGCCTGTAAGTGCCTTAAGAGCCCTAAGAAACTTCAGAAGCAATTGAATacaataaaaatagtttttttgaCACCCCCTGCTACTTCTGTGGGGAatgaggctgggctgggactcAGGGGCTGAAGAGATATGGGAGTGCACTTTGTGTTACCTGGtattcccttctcccctcccctgccATCCCCAAATCAGCTCTCACCATCTTGGCAAGAGTTTCTTGAGCCTTTGCTGGCCAGGAGTTTGACCAGCTGTTTGGCCCAGGAGTTCacaaagaaagaggaaacaTTTCTGGCTGAAGCTTTTATAAACCACCACTTCAGCCACCAAAGCATCAAAGTccctgtggggaaaaaacaagtaGTTGGAGAGTTTTTGGAGGGGTGAGGGGGAGCAATGTGACTTTCCAAAGGGCCTGGCCTCTTCCTGATAAGTAATCACCCTAGAATAGAGCTAATCTAGGAAAAGTGATGGGATTATAAAGATGATAAGATCTCCACTTCTTCTAAAAGCATGTGTGAAGTACCAACTCCATTCCAGTTCTGTggtttgaaaatatatttctcctAACAGTGCCTTGTGTTACCTTTGCAGGATGGTTTGGAAATTTGCCCTGTCCGTTTTTCTGATGGCAGCACTGGTTCGAGTAACGGACACCAGGAAAAACCGCCCTGCAGGTGCCATTCCCTCCCCGTACAAAGGCGGCAGCAGCAACCACTCAGAGCGGCGGCAGCAGCTGAACAAGGAGGTGTTGGCCTCCAGCCAGGAGGCTCTCGTGGTCACTGAGAGGAAGTACCTCAAGAGCGACTGGTGCAAGACACAGCCGCTGCGGCAGACTGTCAGCGAGGAGGGCTGCATCAGCCGCACCATCATCAACCGCTTCTGCTATGGGCAGTGCAACTCCTTCTACATTCCACGGCATgtgaaaaaggaggaggagtCCTTCCAGTCCTGTGCTTTCTGTAAGCCACACAAGGTCACCTCTTCGACCGTGCAGCTGGAGTGCCCCGAGCTGGACCCACCGTTCCGACTCAAGAAAATTCAGAAGGTCAAGCAGTGCCGGTGCATGTCTGTGAATCTGAACAGCTCAGGCAAACTGTGAGAACAGGCACGTAGCTGCTGCTTGGTGTTGTCTCCACCAGCTTTACTGCTGCCTCTCCTCTCCCACTGAGTAGACTGTCCATTTTGTTGGTTtgttccttcttttcttcttttcctttttttctttttttttggtgttttgttttctttcaggagGCATCTCTCCAGCAAGGAAAGGCTCCTTGTCACTTGCCTACTGGAATAGCGCTTTTTAACCGGCTGTGTTAGGCACTTCACCATAAAGTTTCATTGCATTTTAAATGTCATCTGGCAGTTGAATCTTCTGGAGTGGAGCAGGCTCACAGAAGTTGGGATTGATCATCTAAGTGACCAGTTGGCTGAATCCAGCATTAAATGTTTCCACTGTGTGGAGTAAAGCCCTCTGCCCTACACTCCAGTTCCCTCCACAAGTTGAGAACGCCTTCCCCGTGCTTTGGTCTGGAGCTTGCTTCTCTCACTTGGAAGTGCTGGggtgctgcccaggactgggggaCACAGATGAGGGAGAGTAAT is a window encoding:
- the GREM2 gene encoding gremlin-2 isoform X2; this translates as MPKKCGIRHLVESSPLSYSRRQRMVWKFALSVFLMAALVRVTDTRKNRPAGAIPSPYKGGSSNHSERRQQLNKEVLASSQEALVVTERKYLKSDWCKTQPLRQTVSEEGCISRTIINRFCYGQCNSFYIPRHVKKEEESFQSCAFCKPHKVTSSTVQLECPELDPPFRLKKIQKVKQCRCMSVNLNSSGKL
- the GREM2 gene encoding gremlin-2 isoform X1, with amino-acid sequence MRTLQMFSSVQSSAVGLRSLRTWLFVNLFCHPETSGMVWKFALSVFLMAALVRVTDTRKNRPAGAIPSPYKGGSSNHSERRQQLNKEVLASSQEALVVTERKYLKSDWCKTQPLRQTVSEEGCISRTIINRFCYGQCNSFYIPRHVKKEEESFQSCAFCKPHKVTSSTVQLECPELDPPFRLKKIQKVKQCRCMSVNLNSSGKL
- the GREM2 gene encoding gremlin-2 isoform X3, which codes for MVWKFALSVFLMAALVRVTDTRKNRPAGAIPSPYKGGSSNHSERRQQLNKEVLASSQEALVVTERKYLKSDWCKTQPLRQTVSEEGCISRTIINRFCYGQCNSFYIPRHVKKEEESFQSCAFCKPHKVTSSTVQLECPELDPPFRLKKIQKVKQCRCMSVNLNSSGKL